Sequence from the Salvia miltiorrhiza cultivar Shanhuang (shh) unplaced genomic scaffold, IMPLAD_Smil_shh original_scaffold_180_2, whole genome shotgun sequence genome:
GAAGATCACGTTTTAGCAGGTAAGTCCCAACTGCCCATCTCAGATTTATTTTCTACTTTGAATTTTGAATGTTTGATTTTCCCTGTCGATTTAGGTCATTTATTGGTGTTTGAATTTGTCGGCGAGCTAGATATACATTGCTGTTGGTTGATTGAATGATAAAAAATCAGAATGTGTTTTTTCGTGTGATGTGGTTCTCTTATTTGGTTTTTTGTGAGAATGATTTGTTGATAGCTCGGATGCATAGTTGCTGAAATTACTTTGTTAGTGACGGTTGTTAATACTAATCTCGAAGATTTGGGATGAACTATTGTATACTAGTGACTTGTGTTTTCACTAGAAGAGAGCCTGTTGGTTTCTACTGGGAAGGAAGTAAAGGGTTTGAATCCGTTTGTCAAAGGATTTGAACTGTCGAAACATAGGGGGCAAAATGAGGATATGATGGCTTTTTCACTCTTATATGAAAATACATTGGTTCCAAGATAGACTCTATAAGGATCGAGTactttttcatcttctttcCATTGCTTACCAAGTTCAATCAACAACCTGATAGAGCTGTAGAGCTGAAGGATGAATTGCAGTGCTATGCTCTCTTTTACTTTCGAATATAGGATGTTTAACCTTGTCTGTTTCCATCTGCCCGGTTAGCATTTCAACGGATAAGCAAATCTTTACATCGTGTTATCCTGAGTTTTCCGTTTCTTGTGCAGGAGCTGAGGTGGCAGTGCTCTGCATAACAAAGTCCGGGGAAGTCCTGAACTACCAGGCGTTCACAAATTCAAATGGGATGTACACGGTGGCTGAGACGATGCCAGAGAGTGAGCGTTGGGATGCCTGTCTGGCGAGGCCGATCAGCAGCTTCCACAGCCACTGCACGCATCTGGGAGATGGAAGTGCGGGCGTCAAGTTCAGTTACGACCACCCCTCTGGCAATTCTCATGCCGTGAGACCCTTCGTTTATCGTCCTGTCAAAGCTCCTGTATACTGCATTTAGGAATGGGGCATTGTGCAAGAAAGAAGGAGTGGGAGTTGTATGTATACGTATGGAATATAATTATATAGATATGTAACCACATGCCAAAGTGTGATTTTCACAACCAAGAGTGAATGCTGAGAAAATGCAGTATGTTTGAGCACAATTTTACTGCCCAATTTATATGCTTGTTGCTTTTTGCTGCTTCATCTATGAATCAATAATGTTCACAATTTATTGCATTTATCTGGTTGCAAGTAATTAACACAAAAACTTTGTACTAGTTTTGTAGGATTTGATGCTATTTACTTTGTTAAGGTTGAAGTTTGTAATAGTATTTAAAAAGAATTTTAGCAACATTGCATTTGTAAATTTCTGTCCTCTGTAAACTctgttataaataaaaatgtatttttaaaacatttctCAAACATAAGATGGATGTACTGATAATGATTTTGGGATGAACAATGATTATATAAAGTGAGATGACATAGCGAGTGAAGCCCAACAAGTCACCTCGTTTTGGGCTGGAAAGCCCAACATAAAAAGTGAGCCCCAATTTATCATGAACTCGAATTAGGGCTCCTGCGTTTTCACAACTCAACTCAGCAACAATGGGGTATTCTAGTTTCAGAACCCATCACGGCATCACCCACCCACCGTGGGCAATCATAGTgtgcccaccactgatgtgagaattaattaataaatcttactctaattaaaattatcttattataattaattacaaTTGTCACATCATGGTGGacacgttatgcatgcccacggtggtAGGTGATCGTTTCTGATTCTAGTTCATCTccttttatcaaattttctgTTATTGTAAATTGTTTTTGGTTATAGAATGCCTGATTCAACCTATTTGCTAATATTATATGAACACAATGAATGGAATCTAATATTCCACCTGAATATTCTCTTTACTCAAAACACCAGACAGTTAATCTTGAAAAAAATCACGACTTAACAAactagatatatattttttcagtTGGAAAGTACTGTACAAACAGGTGTAAGCATGTCAGAATTCAGAATTAGCAATCTGGTTGATGTTGGTAGTCATTCGAATCTCTTGATGTTTGGAGTTTGCCATTACTTTCTTCCTACATTcgttttgaattttaaaattttcatcaaaTAATACATCGCTGTAATTACTACTAGATGATTCAATGGTTATCATTGTACTGCTCCAGTCTTTGAGATGCCTGCTTTAGATGTATAGTTTGTATCATAGCTGGTAGGGAGAGAAATATATCAAAGTAGTTGATTAaccagaaccgatcacctacccaccgtgggcaagcataacgtgcccaccattgatgtgacaattttaattaggaaaaataactaataaatcttactctaattaaaattatcttactataattacaattgccacatcatggtgggcatattatgcatgcccacggtgggtagatGATCGGTTCTGGTTGATTAACTATTCAAAATTGGCCAGTTATCTTGGGTATTCTTGTGAAGTTGGAACTTTTGGTCTTGCATTGATCATCGTTAAATAGTTTTTTGGTGTCAAGCCTCTTATACACGAAATGGATTATGTCTAAATTGGCTGGTCATTATTGATACATGTATCTGTTGGTTGAGCTTGATTTCATTTAGCTCATTTGTGGTATTTGTAGAAATTATTGTAGTTTGATACACAAACATTTCTCTGTGGATTTTCCTGTCAAATCTTTTATCTGAAGATTAAGAAAGGTTTTAAGTGATGACTGGGATTCCCTTGGCAATGTTCACAGAAACATTGTCTTTTACCATTGTAATTTGGAATAAATCTAGATTATTCCTGCATTTAGAACTGATAAACTAATTTTATATCAGAGCACACAAGAAATTAATTTGATACCAAATGATAAAAACTCCAACCTAGACACGCTTGCATGCACTATCATAAGATTCAgaactttaaaaaaatagaaattatgaACTTTTGGACCTTAAAACTTGTGGAGCATTCTACTTGCTCAACACTCACAACACATGAAAATTTACCGAGAATAATTAAATGCAGTTGATTTTATACTGTGACAGCTTTAGGTTGTTTGTTTTATATGTGTGTTTTCAAAGTGTACAAGTGTATTAGGTCACAATAATTAATTGAAGATGGGATTGCATGGCTTTATGCATGCCTCAACAAATGTTTGTAGACATGGAGATACTGACATGAGATGTCGGAGACTCTCGTAATAAATATCTATAAATCATTAATTGAATATAGCTAGATGTTTTATGATCAGTGTAAATTGAATAATGTTAAGCAAATATGAAAATCGCTTCAcgatttattttatatataagatGGCATtaaaaatttttataataagaGGTATATTATAAATTCATATTCTGATAATTGAGTAGGTTTTAGCTTTAATGGTGTTATTAATGGGGTTGGACTCTCTAGGTCTGCTCCATCacattaatatataatatttaaataagttAAAGCAAAAATGTAATGATAAAAGAGTAACAAATATCAGGTATGGCCAACGATAACCCCCCACCCGATCTATAAAACAAAGATTATAAAAAGTTTTTATTCGGAAAAGATTTGTAAAAAGTGTGCCATTATTGAATAACATATT
This genomic interval carries:
- the LOC131003225 gene encoding uncharacterized protein LOC131003225 is translated as MESMLLIAVVLMAILMAEGVKSWTGEIHGRVVCDVCADSSIGPEDHVLAGAEVAVLCITKSGEVLNYQAFTNSNGMYTVAETMPESERWDACLARPISSFHSHCTHLGDGSAGVKFSYDHPSGNSHAVRPFVYRPVKAPVYCI